The genomic region AAGACATCCTCCGAGCCATATCTATTAGATGAGAAGGCAATTTGATTACCATCAGGAGACCATGTTGGATAAGCGTCGTAGGCTTCGTGGATACTAATCCTGACGGGGATTTCATTTTTTAAATTCATTACCCAGATATCACCTTGATAGGTGAACGCTATGTTTTCGCCACTGGGATCTAAAGCGGGAAAGCGAAGTAAGCTGCTTTGGGCAAAGGTAAAAGTTGTAATAAAAAGTAATGCTAATAATGACCATTTCTTCATGATAAGAAAGATTAAATTTTTGAATTGATTTTTGCGGCTTATTCCGGCTTATGATCATCAAATGAGCTCAAAGCTATTTCATGATATATTTGGTTTTACAGGAAATCTCATTTTGAAGCTTCAAAAATAGTAATTTTATAATCCCTCCGAGCAATTTTTGCAAATTTCAATGGTTGAACGATTAGAAAAAACTTGATTTCTGAAGTTTGTGTATTTTTTATTGCTTTTGATGTTTTGGAAAGAATCCTCTAATAGGTTGCCCATTTGATGGTCCGCATCTTTATCAAAGCAACAGGGTACCACTTGTCCATCCCAGGTGATAACGCTAGCTCGCCACATCCTTTTGCATTTATTGGGTAGTTTCTTCTTGATGGCCCATGTTCCATCTTTATTTTGCTGGTATCTTCTGTGTTTGGAATCCTTTGGAATCAAATGGTTTTTATCTTCTTTTGAATAAACTTGAGCGGTTTTGATTTCAATTTTGTCGGCATCTATATCAGCTTTGAATTGCTGAAGAAGCTTTAATTGATGCTCATTGGTTTTAAAAACAATAAACTGAAGCACGATAAAAGGAGTGGCAGATTTGAGTTCTTCTTTAGCTTGGACTAGATTTTTTATGCCTTGGATAACTTGTTTAAACTGTCCGCCAACTCTATATTTTTCGTAGGTTTCTTGGTCGAGGCCATCCAATGAAATAATGATTCTGTTTAATCCCGAATTTACGGTTTTTATGGCATTATCATGATTTAAGAAATGGCCATTGGTAGAGGTGGAGGTGAATATTCTTTGTGAATGAGCATATTCCACCATTTTAAAAAACTGCTTATTCAAATATGGTTCGCCTTGAAAATAGAGGATAAGCCATATTAGATATTTCTTTTGCTTTTCGATGATGGATTTATAATCATCATAATTCATAGTGCCTGTTGGACGAGTAAATTGTTTTTGTCCGGATGGGCATTCCAAGCAGGAAAGGTTGCAGAAAGTGCCAGTTTCTAGGGATAAACTCCAGGGTTCTCCTTTATGAATTGGGGTTTTCTTTAATAGGGAAATATAATAGCTAGAATATAAGACGGCTAAGTTTTTAATTTTGGCAAAACTTAATACGCTTATAAAACCAAAATAATAGGCTATTTTTTTTCTCACTTCTTTCTTTTGCGATTAACAATAATTTCTCGCAAAATTAGCAGGCCATTTAAGATATTCTGAGGATTTGATGTTATGGAAGTGATAAATCTATCTTTCAATTGCTCAAAAGAATAATAATCCTTAATGTCTACAATGTTTTGATCGAAAGAGGATTCTGTATCTCTTAAATTTTGTTTTAGATGCTCTAGGGTTCCTTCTAAGCCTAGATCTTCTTGAATAGCACTGGCACTATTTAAATCACTCATATCTACCAAGCCTCCTATATTCTTATGGATGGGATCTAAAATCAATGGCTTCTTAAAGATGAAGAGAATGAATCCAAGAATGATATAAAAAAGACTGACGATGAGGTTTCCCATGCCGGGCATGTTCAGAACGTCTGCTAACCATTCAGAAAGGCTTAAAGATAAAAATAGACTTACAAATAACGCTAAAAAACCCATGATGATAGCGAATACAAAGTATCCCGCAGCATGACTCATTTTATTACTTATAGCAAGAAGAGTAATGTCAATCCTAAGATTCACATAATTCTTCATTAAATCGGCAGTTTTAAAAGCAGGATTATTGTCCATCTTCAGCTGGTTTTTCAGTTTGACTTTTGGTCAATTCTTCAATCCCGTCCTCTATTTCATCCATAATGCTTTCGGCAGTTTCATGAAAATCAGAAGACATTTGATTGATTTTATTCTTTAGCTTTTTTCTATTGGTTTTACCATCGTTTGGGGTCAATAATAAAGCTGCTCCCGCTCCTATTGCTGCACCAATTCCCGCTCCTGCCAATAGGGCTAGTAATACTTTTGTTGTTGAAGAATTTTCGCTCATAACTTCGGTTTTGACTTTTATACGCAGAAAACCAAAATAAGTTATATTTTTTTTGTGAGGCTTTGTACCAGCCTAAATTCACCTAAAAATTCACCTGCAATAATACGAAGCACGGTATAGGTTGGGATGGCTAAAATCATTCCTATGGCACCACCTAAAGAACCAGCCATCATAATTACGATAAAGATTTCGAGAGGATGGGCCTTCACTGAGTTGGAATAGATGAGTGGCTGTAGAATAATATTGTCTATTAAGTTGGCGGCCAAGAAAACCAAAACTACTTTTCCGCTTACCAAATAAAAGTCTAAGTAATTACCCGCACCCAGTTCGCCTAAAACGCCTAATACTGTTCCTATTGATGCTCCAATCACTGGTCCTAAATAGGGGATGACATTCATGGTGCCTCCAAAAAATCCAATTAACACAGAGCTTGGAACTCCTAGGAAGGTAAGTCCTAAGATGAGGAGTGTAATCATAGACGCTATTTCTATCATTAACCCAATGAAGTATCGAGCTAGCAATTCTCTAGTTTTTCGGAGTATGTTTTTTATCTTTTTAGAGTGTTGAGAGGGAGTGAGAACTAAAACCATATTAACGAAGAGATTTTCATCTTTTAGGAAGAAGAAAGTCATAAACAATACAGAAAAGGATCCAATGAAAAAGTTTCCCGTAAAGCTCAATAGGTTTTTGATGATATTAGAAAAAGTGGCCACATTTACTATTTGTGTAATCTTTTCATCAATAAGTAGCTCCAATTGTTCGTCGGGTTGGATAAGACCATATTCCAATAGTCTCTTATCGATATTGTGTATGGTTTTGTTCAAATTATTGGATACTCTTTTGTTGTCAATATTGGAGATTACTGTGGCTTGGTAACTTACTATAGGTATGAAAATGAGAATGATAGAAACCATGAGAACGACTTGTGTGATTAGGGTCATAACCGCAGCTAAAGCATTTGATATTCGATGTTTTCCGATTTTTACTTTCCTTAGGGCTCTCACTAATGGTCTTCCAATGAGTGATAATACTAGTGAAATAATTAAAGATGTCACTAAACTACTAAAATACCAAAGAGATAGTGCCAAGAGTAGGGTGAAAACAACAGTAACGACGATACGAGTAATTTTGCTCATAGAATTAATTGTTCTTATTAAAAGAAAGCTAATTTATAAATAATACTGATAGTAGCCGAATTTAACGAAACCTTATACCGTTTTCTTTATTATGGGGAGTGAAAATAGAGATTTTGGTATTATATTTGGCAGCGTAAATCACAAAATATTTTCAATGACTCAAGAGCAAGCAAAGCAAAGAATATCAGAACTTTCTTATGAAATAGAACATCATAATCAATTATACTATGATCAATCTAAACAAGAGATTTCTGATTTGGAATATGATCAACTGCTTGTTGAGCTTATCAAATTAGAAAAAGAAAACCCTCAACTTTTAAGGATGGATAGTCCAAGTCAGAGAGTGGGAGGGAGTATATCCAAGAATTTTGTTCAAATAAAACATCAATATCCTATGCTCTCCCTAGGGAATACCTATAATAGGGAAGAGTTGGCTGAATTTGATCAGCGAGTGAAGAAGATGCTGGGCCAAGAAGAAGTGGAATATGTTTGTGAATTGAAATTTGATGGCGTAGCTATTTCTCTTTGGTATGAAGATGGTAAATTAGAAAAAGCCGTGACGCGTGGTGATGGGGTTCAGGGAGATGTGGTGACGGCCAATATTAAAACTCTTCATTCTATTCCATTGAAATTGAAAGGGGAGGGTTTCCCAAGAAATTTTGAGGTAAGAGGAGAAATTGTGATGCCTCATGCGGGATTTGAAAAGATTAACAGGCAACGAATAGCCAATGGAGAAGAGGCTTTTGCTAATCCTCGAAATGCGGCCAGTGGTAGTATTAAAATGCAAGACAGTAGACAGGTGGCCAAGCGTCCTTTGGAGTGTTTTTGTTATTATGCGCTAGGAGATTTGCCAAATGTGACTACTCATTACGATAGTCTCGTATTGATCAAAAGCTGGGGTTTTAACGTAGCAGATAAGATGGGAAGATATTCCAATATAGAAGATGTATTTGGATTTATCGAAGAGTGGGACGAAGCCAGACATCAGCTTCCTTATGATGTGGATGGTATTGTAATTAAGGTAAATGATTATTCTCAGCAAGAAGAATTGGGTTTTACTGCAAAGAGCCCTCGTTGGGCCATCTCATATAAATTCAAAGCAGAGCAAGGTGTAACTAGATTGATTGATATTGTTTTTCAAGTGGGAAGAACCGGAGCGATTACTCCGGTTGCGGAATTGGATCCCGTAGCCTTAGCCGGCACTATTGTGAGAAGAGCTTCATTACATAATGCTGATATCATTGAGCAATTGGGCTTACGAATTGGGGATATGGTTCAAGTGGAAAAAGGAGGAGAGATTATTCCGAAGATTGTAGGTGTAGAATTGGATAGCAGACCTGCCAATGCTACTCCATTTGATTATATTACTCGTTGTCCAGAATGTGATACTGAATTGACCAGAAACGAAGGAGAAGCTCATCATTATTGCCCAAATATTGATCACTGCCCTCCTCAAATTAAAGGTAGGATAGAGCATTTTATTGGTCGAAAAGCTATGAATATTGATAGTTTGGGAGAAGGAAAGATAGAATTGCTTTTTGATAAAGGACTATTGACCAATGTGGCCGATTTATATGATTTGAACTATCAAAGTTTATTTGGTTTGGAAAAAGTAATGGAAACGGAGGATGGTAAATCTAGACGATTGAGCTTTAAAGAAAAAACAGTAACCAACATATTGAAGGGAATAGAAGAATCAAAAGAGGTTCCTTTTAGTCGTGTTTTATTTGCCCTAGGAATACGATATGTAGGAGCTACCACTGCTCAAAAGCTAGCCAATTATTTTGGAAGTATGCAAGCTTTAATGAAAGCTGATTTGGAAGAGTTGCTTAAAGTAGAGGAGGTTGGAAAGAAAATTGCGGAGTCATTAGTCAAGTATTTCGAGAACGAGGAACATGTGTATGAAATTGGTAGGCTGGATTTTGCAGGTCTTCAGATGGAACAAGTTGAAGAGGTTTTTGAGGTGAGTGATAATAAGTTGGACGGGAAGTCTTTCGTAGTGAGTGGTGTGTTTTCTCGCAACCGTGATGAGCTCAAATCTCTTATAGAGGAATTTGGAGGAAAGAATGTTTCAGCACTTTCAGGTAAGACCAATTATCTTTTAGCTGGTGATAAAATGGGGCCAGCCAAAAAAACAAAAGCGGAAAAGTTAGGGATTCAAATCCTCACAGAAGAAGAATTTAATGCCATGATTTCTTAATTCATTGGAATAGTAACTTCAAAAGTGCTTCCAATATTTGGTGTACTACTGACTTTGATTTCTCCTTTCAGTAAATCCACCGATTTTTTAAGAATGGATAGGCCCATTCCTGTACCTTCTATATTGGTCACGTTTCTAGCGCGGTAGAATGAATCAAATATCATCTGTAGCGTTTCTTCAGTCATTCCAATTCCTTCATCGGTAACTTTAAAGTGGAATAATCCATTGGCTACATGGGCATGAATATGAACAGTAGTTTCTTTTTCGGAATATTTAAAGGCATTAGAGAGGATATTGTTTAATACCTGAGAGAATAGCTTTTTATCTGTCGAGATATCATCCATTTTCTCTTGTACCTGAAGATCTATAGCGTGATTCTTACCAATTCCAATTTCTAGTTTGAATTTTAATTCCTCAAAATAGCTATCGAGACTAAATTCATCTTTCATTACTTCATAGCGGCCTGAGTCAAATTTTTCGATGATTAAGACATCGTTCAATAACTCTAGTAATTCATGAACACTTGTTTTAATGAGCTTGGTATGGCGAAATACTTTCTCTTTAGGTTTATCACGATTGATCAGGCTTTCCATGATTTCAGCAGAACTCATGATAGTGGTCATAGGGGTTCTGAACTCGTGAGATATGGTGGTTACGATTCTACTTTGAAACTCATTGAGCTCTTTTTCCCTCGATAGAGACTTTTCTAACTGCTTGTTCTTATCTTCAATTTCCTTGGTTCTCTCCTGAACTTTAACTTCCAAGGCGTCATTTAATTGAGCCAGTTCCTCTTGTTTTTCTTTCAATTCTACATCAACCAAATGCCTTGAATAGCCCATTTGGACAACGGTTCTCAATGTATCTCGGGTTACGGGTTTTAATACATAGCCAAAAGGTGCGGTTTTCAAGGCTCTGTCAAAAACAGAGTCTTCCGAATTAGCTGTAACGTATATCACTGGGATGTTATAGTCTCGAGTGATGATATCAGCAGCTCCGATACCGTCTGTTGAACCCGGCATATCTATATCCATGAGTACCATATCTGGTCTTAATTCGCCAACCTCCTTAATAACGGTATCGGTATTGGTTCCAAGACCAACCATTTCAAAACCTATTCTTTTGACGGTGATGTTCATCATCTTTCCAGATAATGGGTCATCTTCAGCTACGTATATGGATATTTTTTTCTCGAACATTTGCCTTTATTTTGGTCCAAATTTACTAATAATTTTGATTAAATTATATTTAAGAATGTACTAATTAAATCTATTTGTAGATTGGCTAATAGTCACTTATGCTTGTTGATGTTGAATAGTGAAAAATGTTAAAAAATATGTAAAGGCCATAAAATCAGCCATATAGCCTATTTCTGTGTTTAAAACTTTGTTAATACTCTATTGAAGATTCTTTAATGCTAAGAAATGGAATAAGTAGATTTGATACATGCGAAATAGTACCATCTAGTAAACAAATAGATGGTAAGAAAACTGAAGCTATGATTGAGTTGAAAAAATATATTATTTTGGTTGTTCTGTTAACCTTTGTTTCTATTCAAGGAACATGGGCTAAGGAATCAGATTTTGATAAGGATCCAAACCTTGAGAGCCTGATGCCAGATGATGGTGATTTTCTTCCAGATACTGTTAATGTCTTTCATATTGCAAAAGACGTAAGCGAAATATTTATGAATGCGATCAATGGCTCAGTTTATCATGATGTTCATGGCGATGTAACTCTATTAAATTCAATTTTTATTTCAAATTATACTTCCAATGATGTAGGGCAGGCTTATCAGGAAGCTTTGAATCAGCAGATTAAAGCCAAGAGAGGTGATGTGGGCTTAAATATGAGAGGTGATTATACTGAAAATTTTACTCCAGGGATATCCGTTGACGAAGATCTTACCTTTAAAAGAAGGTTTTATGTAGGTTTGGAATGGGATATTATAAAAGGTGGTTTATTCGATGCCAATAATCAAATACATCAAATGAAGATGCAAGCCATTCTTAAGGAGTATGAAACTTTGGAATATGCTGAGCAAGAAAACTACCGCTACCTATTTAATTATATCAACTATATATTTAATGTTAGAAAAGTAAAGGTGCTTGAGGAGAGAAAAAACCTAGTGAAGAAACAGTTGGAGTTTACTAAGGAATTATATCATTTGCGCTATGTGGGTTGGGAAAAAGTACTCCAATATCAGGCTAAGTTAGAAGATATAGATCAACAGGTTTTTCAATTGCAGAATTTTAATAAACATATCCCAGCAAATATTCCTGATACTTTATTAGCGAATCCTATGACCGCTGATGATTTGCCTTTGTTTGATGTTAACCTGGATAGTTTGATGAGAATATATTATAATCATCATGCGGAAGATACAGTGACTCAAATTAAACTGGCCATATATAAGGATAATCTAAAATGGTGGAAAGATATTACACTTAAACCATTTGTTAGATACAATATGTATATGGATGAGTTTAATACTTTTAAGAATTATGGTTCCGCTGGAGTTACCTTAAGGGTGCCTTTGCGATTTCATAATAAAGGTAAGCTCATTAAAGCTCAACAGAATGTTTATCAGTCTGAGCAAATGAAGGAATTAGAAGGTGGCGATAATGAGTTAGTTAATATTTATGCTGAATTTGGATTTAAACTTAAGCAAATCAAAGACCTTTATTATAGAAAGATGGTTAATGATGAGTTGATTCGTAAAGAGTTAGTGAAGAAAGAATATAGAGATGTAGCTTTTAATCCGGTTATTACTTTGGGATTAATTGATGACAAGAAAGCTATTGAAGCAGAAATCATTGATTTAAAAAAACGAATGTACATTAATTTGGTGCGCTTATCTTTTTATCTTGAAGACCGAACTCCAACAGATTTTATTACGGTACTAACACCTCAAGATTTCACTGGAAGATATAATGGCAATGTAAAAATGTTTGTTACTACAAAAGATGTTGAAAAGCACAGCCCAGTTGCTATCGCCAATTACCTTTGGAAAAACGAGTTTGTTGATGTGATGATAGAATCTGAACAGGACACTATCCCTTTATACCTTACAACATTACTAGAGAAGACTCAACTGGCCAATACATTTTTCTCTGTTATGAAAAGAGTTCCTCTTAATAGCGAATACCCAAATGTCAACCAGGATGTTAATCGAATATTAGAATGGAACCATCCTCGTATTATTGGTTTGCATTACGAAATGGAATTACTGCAAGACAGTTTAAACGAGATTAGCGAAGTAGCTGTGAGTGATTGGGTAAATAGTATTACTCCCCAAGCAAGTAGTGGACAAGTAAGATTAAGTATTGGTATTCCATCTGGTTTAAATGTGAGTTTACTGAATAGGATTTTCGATAAATTCGATTTAGTTTATGTTCATGAATTAGGCGTTCCAAATAGAAATAGAGTAGAGCAGAGTTATGCTTCAGAATTGAATCTTGATAAAAACAGGTTGGTACTTTCTTTAAGGGGAAATGATTTTGTTGACCGAATGCATTTGGAGAATTATATGGCTGATTTATTTGAAAATACAGGTATTACTAATTTTGCATTCTCTGATTATGAAAGTATGATGAGTGTTGATTTTAAAACATTCGAAAAAGGATATGAAATAGACTTGCAACCTGAGGAATTAGTTGCGAGTGTTAGAGCTCAAATTTACCATATAGAAGATAAGGAAGTGATAGCAAAACAAGAATTGCAGTTGAAATCCAAAAGCCAAGTATTAGCTGGTACTGAAGAAGAAAAAACACAAGATAAAAATGAGGCTATCAATTTTTATCGCATACAGATAGCAGCAAGTAAAGTAAAACTTACTGAAAGCAAATTGGAGAAATTCAAAGCTAAAGATATTCGAGAAATAGCAATAAATGGTTATTATAAATACACAATTGGTAGCTATACATCGGAAGATGATGCAACAAAAGCTCTAGACAGATATAGATCTGAATCGGGCAATGTTGGAGCATTTATAGTTACTTATTAAATTAAAACCTAGCCGCATGAAGCCGTTTAAATTTAAAACGAAAGCAACAGTTCTTAAAGGGGTTAAAGAAGAAGCACCTAAAAAAAGAATAAATTGGGATAGAATTATATATTTAATTCTGTTTATCGTCATACTCATTTCAATAATTTACTATGCCATTAGTAAAAGTTTTTATGTGAATGTGTTGGGCCATGTTCACACTGAACAGTTTAGTGTGGGATTTCCTGAAGATGTTTCAGTTTTTGATTATTTTGTTCAAGAACATGATACAGTTGATAAGGGAGATACCTTGTTTTATTATCGCTTGAATCTTTTAGAAGATGATAATGCTAATGCAGCAGTTGCTGCTGTTATTACTAATAACAGTGCTGACTGGTATTTGAAAGAGCGGCTTCAAACCCAGAAAAAGATCAACCTAAGCTATATTGAAATTGGCGATTTTAAAAATAATATCGCAAGAATTGAGAAAGAATTAGAAAAAACCCGAAAAGAAGTTTATCTAGATGTTTATCCTCAAGCAGAATTGAAGAAATCAATTTTGGAGATAGACAAGCTTTATGTGAATATTGAAAAAACAGAGGGTGAAATTACCTATTTGAAGAAATATTTAAGTCTCCTAAATTATTATGAGCAGCAAGCTAAATTGAATCAACCAATTATAAATACTGGTGATGGTGATGTTCTGCTTTGGAATTATTATGAAAGTCCTGTGGATGGTGTAGTAAGCAAGATCTATCAAGATGCGGAGGAGGTTACCTATAAGAAAGATATAGTCATGCTGATCAACGATTTTGAAGAAATTTTTATTCTAGGATATATAGACCAAAAAGACATTAAATATTTTGAACTTGGGGAGTCTTTAACAGTTAACTTTGCAGATGGAGACATGAGTGAAGGAATCATAGATAAATTTTATATAAATACAGAAGAGTTACCGCTAGATTTTGTGGAAGATAAGGCTAGATTTTCAAGAAAAGTAGTGGTTCGTCTGGTACCAGAGAATGAAGAAGTAGCAGATGAGTGGAAAAAACGCCATCTTTATGAAGTACGGATTTCTAAAACCAGATACTTCTAGATGCTTTTTTAAGTATATTTCTATCACTCTCAAATTAATGAATTATGGCTAACGATCAATTTGGAAAAAAGGTACAAACGCAGAGTAATAAAGAAGTTTTCTTTATTTCGGATTTCTCAAATCTGGATATTAAGAAAGTGGTGATTACTGATGTGATTATTTTGGATTACTCGAATAAAGAGGGTTGCAGAGGGTTTTTAAATCAGATACGTTCTTCTTTTGTTGAATCTATTTATTTAACGCCTGTTTTTATCCTGTCCATTAACGAAGATGTTGATTCTTTTACGAAATCTTTGACTGATGGAACAGTTCATAGTCTTCAAGAAGAAGCTTTTATTGGTCCTTTTCAAGCCATTGAGCAGAGAATTAGACAACTACAATCCACAAATAATCAAGATCAAGAGATAAAAATTCTAAATAAAATACTACGTTATTATTATACACGACAAAGTAGAATGAAGCCTATTATTTCTGCTAAATCACACACTGGGTATTCATTTCCATTACTTTCTCTGCATTATCAAAATGTAAATACTGAGGAAAAGTTTTCAATACTCGATAAGTTGGTGAGTAAAGAATTTTTACGACCACGTTACGAAGATTTAGTGCATCTCTGTAATAATTGCTACTCTGGTTTTTTAAATTATAGAGAAGTATGTCCAAAATGTAGTACTTCAGATTTATATACCGAGAATTTGATTCATCACTTTGTCTGTGCAAACGTGGCTCCCGAAAGCGATTTTATCAATGGTGATCAAATGGTTTGCAATAAATGTAATAGGATGCTGCGCCATATTGGAGTTGATTATGACAAGCCAAGTCTAATATATACTTGTAATAATTGTGGACATCATTTTCAAGAATCCGTAATGCAGGCTCTCTGTATGAGTTGTGAGTCTGTTCATAATGTAGATAGTCTTCTCGAAAGAAAGATATATAATTATGAGTTAACAGCTTTAGGTGAAGAATCTGCAATAGGAGGTCTAGTTCCAAGTGAAAAGCAAGATGCTGAAATGGCTGGGTTTATAGGATTCTCAACTTTTAATATCTTTTTAAAATACGAAATTGAGAGAATCAAAAACAGTGGTAAAACTAGTAGTGCAGGTAGTTTGAGTTTAAGAACTCCTGCAGCGCTCAGCAATTCTTTGGGAGTGAAATATAATACGGTTGTTACAGAAGTGGCTGAGTTTATTAAAAATGCAACTTTAGCTACTGATATACTTACTTTCATCAATAGTAATACTTTTTTAATTATTTCTCCTGACAATGATAAATTTCGTTTGGAAAGTTTGTTAAACAATATACGCCATTCTGTTCAGAAGCTGATAGATAGTAATATTGATGAAGCCAATATCATGGTGAAGATTAAAGCTGAAAACATAGACAGTACTAAAAACCATAATGACCTTATAAATAGCTTATTAACTAATAATGGGGCTGGCTGATGATTTATACCTTTTGGGATGAGTTTTTTTGGTATTGGTACTCAAATGGTTTTGAGAAAGTTTTCAATATCTTCTGGTATTTCTTTTTATTGGAAGCACCTCGGTTTTTATTGATGGACTTTGTTGTGCTTTTTGTTTATTTGCGAAAACGCAGTTCCATGAAGGTGGCCAGAGAAAATGCCCGAAGGGAATTTTTAATGGAAAATCCATTAATTTCTGTTATTGCTCCTGGCAAGAATGAAGGTAAGCACATCTACAAGTTAGTGAACTCTCTAAATGAACAGACATATAGAAATATTCAAATTGTAATTGTGGATGATGGCTCCGATGATGATACCTATCTCATTTGTAAAAGTTTATACGAAAATGGGTATATTGATATCTTTTTACGAAATGATGATAGAGGTGGTAAAGCTTCTGCTGCGAATTTGGCACTGCGTTATGCCACTGGTAAATTTATAGTGCATTTAGATGCGGACTCCTCCTTTGATTCTGCTGCAATCGAAAATATAATTCTTCCTTTTTATTTGGATAAAAAAGTAGGAGCGGTAGGAGGAAATATTAAGGTTCGAAATTATAATACCAATATATGTACCTCAGTTCAGGCTATCGAATACCTTCAAACCATTTCTATTGGACGAATGGTTACTTCTTATTTAGGTATCTACAAAATTATCTCTGGTGCTTTTGGTGCCTTTAGAAAAGATATCCTTGATAGAATTGGAGGATGGGATATTGGACCAGGATTGGATGGGGATATTACTGTTAAGATTAGAAAGCTTGGTTATAAGATCGACTTTGAACATACTGCAATTGGCTTAACAAATGTTCCTGAAAAATTCAAAATACTATCCAAGCAAAGACTTAGATGGAATAAATCATTAATCCGTTTTAGGTTGAGGAAGCATAAGGATGTTTTTATGCCAGATGCTCGGTTTAATTTCAGTGATTTCTTTGCACTCTTTGAGAATATCTTTTTTAACCTAATTCTTGATATTGTATGGTTCTTTTATATCATCAATATAATTGTTGTGAATGCAGAGTTTCTGGCTTTCATCATTCCATTGAAAATTATGCTTTATGGTACTGCTAGTTTGCTTCAGTTCTTTGTGGTTTTAATTTTGTCAGAGCGATGGCGACAAGAAATTAAACTGATTGTATTTATTCCATTAATGATGATTTATAATGGATATTATATGAGAATTATTAGAACTATGGCATATATTAAA from Lentimicrobium sp. L6 harbors:
- a CDS encoding SPOR domain-containing protein; translation: MLRNGISRFDTCEIVPSSKQIDGKKTEAMIELKKYIILVVLLTFVSIQGTWAKESDFDKDPNLESLMPDDGDFLPDTVNVFHIAKDVSEIFMNAINGSVYHDVHGDVTLLNSIFISNYTSNDVGQAYQEALNQQIKAKRGDVGLNMRGDYTENFTPGISVDEDLTFKRRFYVGLEWDIIKGGLFDANNQIHQMKMQAILKEYETLEYAEQENYRYLFNYINYIFNVRKVKVLEERKNLVKKQLEFTKELYHLRYVGWEKVLQYQAKLEDIDQQVFQLQNFNKHIPANIPDTLLANPMTADDLPLFDVNLDSLMRIYYNHHAEDTVTQIKLAIYKDNLKWWKDITLKPFVRYNMYMDEFNTFKNYGSAGVTLRVPLRFHNKGKLIKAQQNVYQSEQMKELEGGDNELVNIYAEFGFKLKQIKDLYYRKMVNDELIRKELVKKEYRDVAFNPVITLGLIDDKKAIEAEIIDLKKRMYINLVRLSFYLEDRTPTDFITVLTPQDFTGRYNGNVKMFVTTKDVEKHSPVAIANYLWKNEFVDVMIESEQDTIPLYLTTLLEKTQLANTFFSVMKRVPLNSEYPNVNQDVNRILEWNHPRIIGLHYEMELLQDSLNEISEVAVSDWVNSITPQASSGQVRLSIGIPSGLNVSLLNRIFDKFDLVYVHELGVPNRNRVEQSYASELNLDKNRLVLSLRGNDFVDRMHLENYMADLFENTGITNFAFSDYESMMSVDFKTFEKGYEIDLQPEELVASVRAQIYHIEDKEVIAKQELQLKSKSQVLAGTEEEKTQDKNEAINFYRIQIAASKVKLTESKLEKFKAKDIREIAINGYYKYTIGSYTSEDDATKALDRYRSESGNVGAFIVTY
- a CDS encoding glycosyltransferase; its protein translation is MIYTFWDEFFWYWYSNGFEKVFNIFWYFFLLEAPRFLLMDFVVLFVYLRKRSSMKVARENARREFLMENPLISVIAPGKNEGKHIYKLVNSLNEQTYRNIQIVIVDDGSDDDTYLICKSLYENGYIDIFLRNDDRGGKASAANLALRYATGKFIVHLDADSSFDSAAIENIILPFYLDKKVGAVGGNIKVRNYNTNICTSVQAIEYLQTISIGRMVTSYLGIYKIISGAFGAFRKDILDRIGGWDIGPGLDGDITVKIRKLGYKIDFEHTAIGLTNVPEKFKILSKQRLRWNKSLIRFRLRKHKDVFMPDARFNFSDFFALFENIFFNLILDIVWFFYIINIIVVNAEFLAFIIPLKIMLYGTASLLQFFVVLILSERWRQEIKLIVFIPLMMIYNGYYMRIIRTMAYIKEIFFLSSYKDPWNPSKSSQKAQEFGL